The following DNA comes from Lentimicrobiaceae bacterium.
CACATTCGATCCTGAAACAGAAACTTTTTCTCGCGAAATTCCTTTAAAACTACAAAAAAAAGGCATCAGGGACGGCTACACATATTCAATTGTAAAAGACACTACGAATACTATGTGGCTTACTGTAGAAAGTCAGGGATTGATAAAAATTGAAGAAAAAACTAAAAATAAATTCAACTTTAAAATATACCAAACAAACGACGGACTTAAAGACCTTACCGTGTATTACATGACAGCCGACAAGCAAGGAGGTTTGTGGATTGTCAACAACGGTTTACTTTACCTAAATCCGTACAACAATTCATTTATGCTCACGGATGTGCGGAACGGATTGCAGAAAAATTTAAGCGGAGATAGCAAAATTATAGTTGACCGTCATGGAAACGTTTTCTGTGGTGCACAAGTTGGCATAAGATGGCTTAACGAAGCTGAAAAATATTCACAATCAAGCGTATCTAATTTAATAATTGAAAACATAAGTATTAATAGCCAACCAATTCTTGATTGGAATCCTCATAGCCAAAAAGGCTCTCCGCTCATTGTTAATTACAATAAAAACAATTTCACCTTCGGTTACACGGCAATTTGTTTCGAAGACTACAGCCAAGTGCGATATCGTTATAGATTAGAAGGACTGGAAAATGATTGGAACACACCCACCAATATTTTGGAAGCTCGTTACACCAATTTAAAACCCGGGAAATATCGTTTCGTGTTAGATGTGTCATACAAAGGTGTTTGGTTAGGATATAATCAAAGTGTAGAGTTTAAGATAAAACAAGCTTTTTGGAAAACTTGGTGGTTTATATTAATTTTTACAATTGTAGTAATAGCAATTATTTATTCACTATATTCAAACCGTAAACGACACAAAGAAAAACAAATGCAAATTCGCTCACGAATAGCATCTGATTTGCACGACGACGTTGGCTCAACGCTGAGCAGTATATCTATTATGAGCGATTTGTTGCAATCGAGGTTAGACGATAGTCCTAATTCTGAAGAGATGCTACGCAAAATCGGAAAAAATGCGCGAGACATGTTAGAATCGATGGACGATATTATATGGTCGGTAAATCCGCAAAACGATAGCTTTCACAACATTATAGTTCGTATAAGAGAATATGCCTTACCGCTTTTTGAGCCCTTAGACGTCAGATTTTCCATCATTGTTCCCGATAATATTGCCTCTTTAAAAATTCCTATGGATATGCGTCGAAACATATTTTTAATTGCAAAAGAAGCATTAAATAATACAGCTAAATATTCGAAATGTACAGAGGTAGAAATCGAATTTACATACTATTATTCAGTTTTAAAAATGACAATATTTGACAATGGAAAAGGCTTTGACGTGTCGAAAGATTACGCACGAAATGGATTGCGTAACATGAAATATCGTGGTGAAAAAGTAGGAGGAAAAGTTTCCGTTAGCTCAAACATTGGTAAAGGTACCATTGTAACTTTTACAGCAAAAGTAGAGTAATAAACGTAACTAATGATTTATAGATTATTTACAAAACCATATATTTATATTATTGACAGATGTTGTTATTAAGTGTAAAATTGCAAATTGATAAATAATTAGCATTCCTAAACTTGCAGATCAAAAAAAATGAATTTAGAAATCAAAGTTTCCATTTACGAAGACAATGACGCTCTGCGTGAAAGCCTTTCTTTTTTAGTAAAAGGTTCGGGGTTGCTGCGATTTGTGGGAGCCTACCCCGATTGTCGAAATATTCTTGAAAATTGCAAACAAGAAATGCCTGACGTTATTCTTATGGACATAGATATGCCCTACCTTTCCGGCATTGATGCTACCCGATTGGTAAAGGACAAATATCCGGACATCAACGTAATGATGTTGACAGTAATTGAAGACCGCGACAAAATTTTTGATGCGTTGCGTGCGGGAGCCACAGGCTACCTGCTGAAAAAGGCTTCGGCTGTACAGATAATTGAATCTGTTGCCGAATTAGCTAATGGAGGATCACCTATGTCGAGCGAAATAGCACGCAAGGTTCTGCAATTTTTTACATCGCCTAATAATAAAATAGAAAACGATTATACCATTTCGACTCGTGAACTTGATGTACTGAAACGCTTGGTTGCCGGCGACAGCTACAAAATGATTGCCGACCATTGCTGTATCTCCATTGGCACAGTTTATAGTCATATAAATAGCATTTATCGCAAATTAGCAGTTAATTCCAAATCCGAAGCCGTTGTCAAGGCAATTAAGGAAAGATTAGTTTAAATAGTTTTGAGTTAGGAACAAAGAAACTCATAACTCGAAATATCCCAAAACTTCGAGACAAAACGAAAAAACATCTCGCAAAAACCATATGTTTATATTATTGACTTGCTGTTTGTTTTCTATTAATTTTGCGGTGTAAAAGTTAATTAAAGAGGCATTGGACAATGAAAACAGTAAAAAAACTTTTTTGCATCGGCTTTTGGTGTATAAATATTTCTGTAGATA
Coding sequences within:
- a CDS encoding response regulator transcription factor is translated as MNLEIKVSIYEDNDALRESLSFLVKGSGLLRFVGAYPDCRNILENCKQEMPDVILMDIDMPYLSGIDATRLVKDKYPDINVMMLTVIEDRDKIFDALRAGATGYLLKKASAVQIIESVAELANGGSPMSSEIARKVLQFFTSPNNKIENDYTISTRELDVLKRLVAGDSYKMIADHCCISIGTVYSHINSIYRKLAVNSKSEAVVKAIKERLV